From Echinicola soli, a single genomic window includes:
- a CDS encoding SMP-30/gluconolactonase/LRE family protein, whose product MNAKTPMKAPSFTFLFTLLLTTLSCSSNKSTLLLMGTAPTLVADDYAFTEGPAVAPNGDVYFTDQPNNRIYRWSAETEKVALYMENAGRSNGLYFDHKGNLLACADENFELWQIDNNQEVKVLADGFGQKNFNGPNDLWVDKKGGIYFTDPYYQRDYWTRQAPEMDQQRVYYRSPKGEIKVAADHFIRPNGIIGTKKGKTLYIADIGDKKTYRYEVQKDGRLSERQLFVNMGSDGMTIDENGNLYLTGNGVTIFNPEGEQIGQIPIPQKWTANVTFGGKDRKTLFITAGPAVYTLKLNVSGVK is encoded by the coding sequence ATGAATGCAAAGACCCCTATGAAAGCGCCATCATTCACCTTCCTTTTTACCCTGTTGCTCACCACGCTGTCCTGTAGCTCAAACAAGTCTACCCTGCTTCTTATGGGTACTGCCCCGACGTTGGTAGCGGACGACTATGCCTTTACCGAAGGACCTGCCGTAGCGCCAAATGGTGACGTTTATTTCACCGATCAGCCCAACAACCGCATTTACCGTTGGTCTGCGGAGACAGAGAAGGTCGCGCTGTATATGGAAAATGCCGGACGATCCAATGGGCTTTATTTTGACCATAAAGGGAATTTGCTCGCTTGTGCAGATGAAAACTTCGAGCTTTGGCAAATTGACAACAATCAAGAGGTAAAAGTATTGGCAGATGGTTTTGGCCAGAAAAACTTCAATGGCCCCAACGACCTATGGGTCGACAAAAAAGGCGGCATCTACTTTACAGACCCATATTACCAGCGCGATTACTGGACACGACAAGCACCCGAAATGGACCAACAACGCGTTTATTATCGCTCTCCCAAAGGAGAAATCAAGGTGGCGGCAGACCACTTCATCAGGCCAAACGGTATCATTGGCACCAAAAAAGGAAAAACACTCTACATTGCGGATATTGGCGATAAAAAAACCTATCGGTACGAAGTCCAAAAAGACGGCCGTCTCAGTGAGCGCCAGCTATTCGTCAACATGGGATCGGACGGTATGACCATCGATGAAAATGGAAACCTCTACCTCACCGGCAATGGCGTGACGATCTTTAATCCTGAAGGCGAGCAAATCGGCCAGATTCCCATTCCCCAAAAATGGACTGCAAATGTCACCTTTGGCGGAAAAGACCGCAAGACCCTCTTCATCACGGCCGGGCCGGCCGTGTACACCCTGAAGCTGAATGTTTCCGGCGTAAAGTAA
- a CDS encoding lipid II:glycine glycyltransferase FemX has translation MTCTAERKSVDQINTTNILPQTPFWAKVKNKQGFEPNGFRLTVSKELLDPYAQSLQQLEEDLLILIKYIGEGHCFAYVPYGPKLEPQFEHQGLFLEKLSESLRAHLPDNCVFIRYDLLWENQWAGEEEFYDTHGNWQGPPSAQTQEFRVNFNTDHWNLRKSPGDALPKNTFFLDLERGPEELLYEMRYNTRYNIRQASKRGVEVREYGVEKLDDWYALYEETALRKQIVYQSKDYFLELFAHQDEQVRVCLLMASHEGQELASMLLVLSHKRATYLFGASASDKRQAMASYALQWEAIKRAKEFGCIEYDMFGCAPNLDSSHPLHGVHLYKKGFGGQLFHRMGCWDYPFKDGEYEMFKAQEMYN, from the coding sequence ATGACCTGTACTGCGGAGCGAAAATCAGTTGACCAGATCAATACGACCAATATTTTGCCACAGACACCTTTCTGGGCAAAGGTCAAAAATAAGCAGGGCTTCGAACCGAATGGCTTTCGGCTGACGGTGTCCAAGGAGCTGCTGGATCCCTATGCCCAGTCCCTACAGCAGCTTGAGGAGGATTTGCTGATCCTGATCAAGTATATCGGGGAGGGACATTGTTTTGCCTATGTGCCTTATGGCCCCAAACTGGAGCCCCAGTTTGAGCATCAGGGGCTTTTTCTAGAGAAGCTGTCGGAGTCTTTGAGAGCGCATTTGCCGGATAACTGTGTTTTTATTCGCTACGATCTCCTATGGGAAAACCAATGGGCCGGCGAGGAGGAGTTTTATGATACCCATGGCAATTGGCAGGGGCCGCCTTCTGCTCAGACACAAGAATTTCGCGTGAATTTTAATACTGACCACTGGAACCTCCGCAAGAGTCCAGGCGATGCCCTGCCGAAAAACACATTTTTCCTGGATTTAGAACGTGGGCCGGAAGAATTGCTGTACGAGATGCGCTACAATACGCGCTACAATATTCGTCAGGCAAGCAAAAGAGGAGTGGAAGTACGTGAATATGGAGTGGAGAAGTTGGATGACTGGTATGCACTTTATGAAGAGACGGCACTGCGGAAGCAAATTGTCTACCAATCAAAGGATTACTTCTTGGAACTGTTTGCGCATCAGGATGAGCAGGTCAGGGTCTGTCTGTTGATGGCATCGCATGAAGGACAGGAGTTGGCCTCGATGCTGCTGGTGCTTAGCCACAAGCGGGCTACTTATCTTTTTGGCGCCTCTGCATCTGACAAGCGCCAGGCGATGGCCAGCTATGCACTTCAGTGGGAGGCGATCAAGCGTGCTAAGGAGTTTGGTTGTATAGAGTATGACATGTTTGGCTGTGCGCCAAACCTTGACAGCTCCCATCCGCTGCACGGGGTCCACCTTTACAAGAAAGGCTTTGGGGGGCAGCTTTTTCACCGCATGGGTTGCTGGGATTATCCGTTTAAGGATGGTGAATATGAAATGTTTAAGGCCCAGGAAATGTATAATTGA
- a CDS encoding PorP/SprF family type IX secretion system membrane protein — protein sequence MFRSYIYLVFCVLALMFSTRNGFGQDPQYSQYYAAPLYLNPAFAGSDLQTRIGANYRSQWPGLDAQYNTFSVYADTFLEKYNSGFGLMVMNDVQGAADLRSLTISAMYAYELKLGESVYFRPGFEGSYIRREVGYYENLVFANQINPQDPFGPIFPGNTDLTGLGEPINLLSLSFGGLLFTEDLWLGGAIHHINQPNQSFLEGESPLPYKLSFHGGYRIGLGHGAMKRDFTHTYKQRYFVPTINYKKQGVFEQLDLGAYVYAEPLIFGVWYRGLPYKPLNSETNRDAIVLLLGLSLPTGLDVGYSFDYTMSQLGIQSGGAHEISVSYRFPDRNPGAPRLRNTILPCPKF from the coding sequence TTGTTTAGGTCTTATATATATCTAGTTTTTTGCGTCTTAGCATTAATGTTCTCTACCCGCAATGGTTTTGGGCAGGATCCGCAATACAGTCAATATTACGCGGCCCCACTATACCTGAATCCTGCTTTTGCCGGATCGGATCTTCAGACGCGTATTGGTGCCAATTACCGCAGCCAGTGGCCAGGTTTGGACGCCCAGTACAATACATTTTCGGTCTACGCCGATACTTTTTTGGAAAAGTACAATAGCGGCTTCGGCCTGATGGTGATGAACGATGTCCAGGGAGCGGCAGATTTGCGTTCATTGACCATCTCGGCCATGTATGCTTATGAGCTGAAGCTCGGCGAATCCGTTTATTTCCGCCCTGGTTTTGAGGGCAGCTATATCCGCAGGGAGGTAGGGTATTACGAAAACCTGGTATTCGCCAACCAGATCAATCCGCAGGATCCATTTGGCCCTATATTTCCCGGTAATACAGACCTTACAGGTCTTGGAGAGCCGATCAACTTGCTTTCCCTGTCTTTTGGTGGCCTGCTCTTTACCGAAGACCTTTGGCTTGGAGGTGCCATCCACCACATTAACCAACCCAACCAGTCTTTTCTGGAAGGGGAAAGTCCATTGCCCTATAAACTCTCCTTTCACGGGGGCTACCGGATCGGACTGGGGCATGGAGCCATGAAGCGTGACTTTACCCATACGTATAAACAACGGTATTTTGTCCCAACGATCAACTATAAAAAACAAGGTGTTTTCGAACAGTTGGACTTGGGAGCTTATGTTTATGCCGAGCCATTGATCTTTGGAGTTTGGTACAGGGGGTTGCCCTATAAGCCGCTCAATAGCGAAACCAATCGGGATGCTATCGTACTTTTGCTTGGACTGAGCCTTCCCACCGGGCTGGATGTGGGGTACAGTTTTGACTATACCATGTCCCAACTGGGGATCCAATCTGGCGGAGCGCATGAGATCAGCGTGTCTTATCGATTCCCTGATCGTAACCCCGGGGCGCCGCGGCTAAGAAATACTATTCTTCCTTGTCCCAAATTTTAA
- a CDS encoding M48 family metallopeptidase, with product MNAEQLKYVLIGVVVAGFLFDKLTSWLNVRQRVGDVPATLRSHLSQEKLQESKDYQRSNYRFGLLTGGLSFLVTVACLQWGFFGWLDTMVASLVASPIWQSMIFFGVLFIASDVLSLPFDYYHTFKIEEDYGFNKTTKKTFVLDKLKGYALGIVLGGGLLALLLWLVNTLGESFWVYFWAVAAFFMIMLNLFYTSWILPLFNKLTPLEDGALKDSILSYASSVGFSLDNVFVIDGSTRSTKANAFFSGMGKRKKVVLYDTLIAQHTTEELTAVLAHEIGHYKKKHILQSMVISVLQTGVMLFVLSLFVNSETISLSLGGERAAVHLNLIGFVLLFSPISTLLGIGMNMLSRKNEYEADQYAMETYSAAPLAEGLKTLSVKTLTQINPHPLHVFINYSHPPLMKRLGRLEQK from the coding sequence ATGAATGCAGAACAACTGAAATACGTATTGATCGGTGTGGTCGTAGCGGGGTTTTTATTTGATAAGCTGACCAGCTGGCTCAATGTCCGGCAGCGCGTAGGTGATGTCCCCGCTACATTGCGCAGCCACCTAAGCCAAGAGAAACTCCAGGAATCCAAGGACTATCAAAGGAGCAATTACCGATTTGGCCTCTTGACTGGTGGATTGTCCTTTTTGGTCACAGTGGCCTGTTTGCAATGGGGCTTTTTTGGTTGGCTGGATACAATGGTGGCAAGCTTGGTCGCTTCCCCCATTTGGCAGTCCATGATCTTTTTTGGTGTGTTGTTCATAGCTTCGGATGTGCTTTCCTTGCCTTTTGATTATTACCATACCTTTAAGATCGAAGAAGATTATGGTTTCAATAAAACCACCAAAAAGACCTTTGTGCTGGATAAGCTGAAAGGTTATGCCCTTGGGATAGTTCTCGGAGGAGGCTTGCTCGCCTTGTTGCTTTGGTTAGTCAATACCCTTGGGGAATCCTTTTGGGTGTACTTTTGGGCGGTAGCTGCTTTCTTTATGATCATGCTGAATTTGTTTTATACTTCTTGGATACTGCCCCTGTTCAATAAGCTGACACCACTGGAGGATGGGGCCCTTAAGGACAGCATCCTTTCTTACGCATCCTCGGTAGGGTTTTCACTGGACAATGTATTTGTCATTGATGGCAGCACCCGTTCGACCAAGGCCAATGCCTTCTTTTCCGGCATGGGCAAGCGCAAAAAGGTGGTTTTGTACGATACCTTGATAGCGCAGCACACGACAGAGGAACTGACTGCCGTGCTGGCCCACGAAATCGGCCACTACAAGAAGAAGCATATCCTCCAGAGCATGGTGATCAGTGTCCTGCAAACCGGGGTCATGCTGTTTGTGCTATCCCTCTTTGTCAATAGTGAGACCATCAGCTTGTCCTTGGGAGGTGAGCGTGCAGCGGTACACCTTAATTTGATAGGGTTTGTGCTGTTGTTTTCACCGATTTCCACCTTGTTGGGTATCGGAATGAATATGCTGAGCAGGAAGAATGAGTACGAGGCGGATCAATATGCCATGGAGACGTATTCGGCGGCACCATTGGCGGAAGGATTGAAAACACTGTCTGTCAAAACCCTTACCCAGATCAATCCCCACCCCCTTCATGTATTTATCAATTACTCCCATCCGCCCCTGATGAAAAGGCTGGGGCGATTGGAACAGAAGTGA
- a CDS encoding Nmad3 family putative nucleotide modification protein, whose amino-acid sequence MRIILSRKGFDAQYGGQPSPILPDGALLSLPIPEPRDTLAFEDLRHGEHTYWDIIRSLHPATKLSGASTCHLDPDLDRKVLPRDPTWRPLLGQTGAAQGHLAKCGVGKGDLFLFFGTFRQAEMGDDGLVYQKGAPVVHLIFGYLEVGEVVDQFDAFRSEMHYHAHAQERFREMKNNCIYRASEQLSFLPERPGGGILNFHQGLQLTKPGFSKSRWQLPSCFKEVSISYHTSNSFRPGYFQSAAKGQEFVITANEKVKDWAKRLIANG is encoded by the coding sequence TTGCGCATTATTTTAAGCAGGAAAGGTTTTGATGCCCAGTATGGAGGACAGCCCAGTCCGATCTTGCCGGACGGTGCCTTGCTGAGTTTGCCCATACCTGAGCCTCGTGATACCCTGGCATTTGAGGACCTAAGACATGGAGAACATACCTATTGGGATATCATCCGTTCCCTTCATCCAGCCACTAAGCTCAGCGGTGCGTCTACCTGTCATCTTGATCCAGATTTGGACCGTAAGGTGCTCCCCCGGGATCCGACATGGCGCCCATTGCTGGGGCAGACCGGTGCAGCCCAAGGTCACCTGGCAAAGTGCGGTGTGGGAAAAGGGGATCTGTTCCTGTTTTTTGGGACGTTCAGGCAGGCTGAAATGGGCGACGATGGGCTGGTCTATCAGAAAGGGGCTCCTGTAGTGCATTTGATATTTGGGTACCTGGAAGTGGGGGAGGTGGTGGATCAGTTTGATGCCTTTCGTTCAGAAATGCATTATCATGCCCATGCACAAGAGCGATTTCGGGAGATGAAGAACAACTGTATCTACCGTGCCAGTGAACAGCTAAGCTTTTTGCCGGAAAGGCCAGGTGGAGGGATCCTGAATTTTCACCAAGGCCTTCAATTGACCAAACCGGGATTTTCCAAAAGCAGGTGGCAACTGCCCAGTTGCTTTAAGGAAGTGTCGATCAGCTACCATACTAGCAATAGCTTTCGCCCTGGATATTTCCAGTCCGCCGCCAAGGGGCAGGAGTTTGTCATCACGGCGAATGAAAAGGTGAAGGACTGGGCGAAGCGATTAATTGCAAATGGTTGA
- a CDS encoding NAD(P)H-dependent glycerol-3-phosphate dehydrogenase produces the protein MTLKNSSNNIEKPVGVIGIGSFGTAIANILAEKNNVIVYARKQEIVDEINEQHSAEGRALNQSISATTDPQTLCEMCEVMFPVVSSSGFRDVMKKFAPFLHPYHILIHGTKGLVLNLPEGRNLDNVSKIHRENIWTMSEVIQNETVVVRVGCLAGPNLAKELAKGQPAATVVASRFNEVILEGQRLLRSDRFQVYGNQDIIGVELSGVLKNTIAIASGALAGLGLGENAKGLLISRGMVEMIHLGNALGGQTQSFVGLAGIGDLVTTCSSTFSRNYTVGYRLAKGETLDAINDSMDEVAEGINTVRLLKTFLEGTGMRAPITENLYKVLFEGFKVEDALYYLMKYPFNVDIDFL, from the coding sequence ATGACCTTGAAAAACTCTTCAAATAATATTGAAAAACCTGTCGGTGTTATCGGTATTGGCAGCTTTGGTACCGCCATCGCCAATATCCTCGCCGAAAAAAACAACGTCATCGTCTACGCCAGAAAACAGGAAATCGTGGACGAGATCAATGAACAACACAGTGCAGAAGGCAGGGCGCTAAACCAAAGCATCTCGGCTACTACCGACCCTCAAACCCTTTGTGAGATGTGTGAGGTGATGTTTCCGGTGGTTTCCTCCTCTGGCTTTAGGGATGTCATGAAGAAATTCGCCCCCTTCCTTCACCCTTACCATATCCTGATCCACGGTACCAAGGGGCTGGTGCTCAACCTTCCTGAAGGCAGGAATCTGGACAACGTATCCAAAATCCACCGCGAAAACATCTGGACGATGAGCGAGGTGATCCAAAATGAAACCGTCGTAGTCCGCGTAGGCTGCTTGGCAGGCCCTAACCTGGCAAAGGAACTCGCCAAAGGCCAACCTGCCGCCACCGTGGTCGCCAGCCGCTTTAACGAAGTCATCCTCGAAGGCCAACGACTCCTTCGCTCCGACAGGTTCCAGGTATACGGCAATCAGGACATCATCGGCGTGGAACTAAGCGGCGTACTCAAAAACACCATTGCCATTGCCTCAGGAGCCTTGGCTGGACTGGGATTGGGAGAAAATGCCAAGGGACTGCTTATCTCACGGGGCATGGTAGAAATGATCCACCTGGGCAATGCACTTGGCGGCCAAACCCAGTCTTTTGTAGGATTGGCAGGCATCGGAGATTTGGTCACCACCTGTAGTTCCACCTTCTCCAGAAACTATACTGTCGGCTACCGACTCGCCAAGGGAGAGACATTAGATGCCATTAATGACAGCATGGATGAAGTGGCCGAAGGAATCAATACGGTACGGTTATTGAAAACCTTCCTGGAAGGGACCGGCATGCGAGCGCCCATTACCGAAAACCTGTACAAGGTCCTCTTCGAAGGATTTAAGGTAGAAGATGCGCTGTACTACTTAATGAAATATCCGTTCAATGTGGACATCGATTTCTTATGA
- a CDS encoding M81 family metallopeptidase has product MIKSFTLVLTCSIFCSLVLLFGCSSSSEQKSEKVNLPRIAIAGLAIESSTFSPAVTEAPAFHAKTGEEIFSNYPFMAEGTENRQRADWVPTLTGKAIPGGIVSMEAYESLMEKTLDMLEKNGPYDGLFFDIHGAMSVQGLDDPEGDMIERIRAVIGKEPIISTSMDLHGNVSLKLAKHSDLITCYRMAPHEDALESKKRAMDNLLSRIESGKGKPAYKAYVPVPILLPGEKTSTRVEPGRSLYAEVAPAANQEGVVDAAIWIGYAWADEPRNHGVVMVTGDDQERVISTAEDLAAKFWEARGDFDFVAPTATLKEALDSAIASDEKPFMISDSGDNPTAGGAGDVTWTLRKILDRPEFKEESGPSVIYASIPGPKLVEAAEKVGVGGHVEAPVGAEVDDRFEGPIMLKGSVESIKKGDRHAETEVVVKCGSVNIIVTKKRKPYHYKSDFTELGLKPTDTDIVVVKIGYLVPELYDMRAGWLLALTPGGVDQDLMRLEYERIKRPMYPFDPEMDRPDLSAKLVPLSHEE; this is encoded by the coding sequence ATGATAAAATCATTCACCCTAGTTTTGACATGTAGTATATTTTGTTCGCTGGTATTGTTATTTGGCTGTAGCAGCTCTTCTGAGCAAAAGTCGGAGAAGGTAAATTTACCCCGCATTGCGATTGCTGGATTGGCCATTGAATCGAGCACCTTTTCTCCTGCCGTGACAGAAGCTCCAGCCTTTCATGCGAAAACTGGCGAAGAAATCTTTAGCAACTATCCTTTTATGGCAGAAGGCACAGAAAACCGTCAACGTGCCGATTGGGTGCCTACACTGACTGGTAAAGCCATTCCTGGCGGGATTGTAAGTATGGAAGCGTATGAATCGTTGATGGAGAAGACGTTGGACATGTTGGAGAAAAACGGTCCCTACGATGGGCTGTTCTTTGATATCCATGGTGCCATGAGTGTACAGGGACTGGATGATCCCGAAGGTGACATGATAGAGCGGATTCGTGCGGTGATCGGTAAGGAACCTATTATTTCCACCTCTATGGACCTTCATGGCAATGTTTCGCTGAAATTGGCGAAGCATTCCGACTTGATCACCTGCTATCGCATGGCACCCCATGAGGATGCATTGGAGTCAAAGAAGCGTGCCATGGACAATTTGCTTTCGCGCATAGAATCCGGAAAGGGCAAGCCTGCTTACAAGGCCTATGTGCCCGTTCCTATTCTATTGCCGGGCGAAAAGACCAGTACAAGAGTGGAGCCAGGAAGGAGCTTGTACGCAGAAGTGGCTCCGGCAGCCAATCAAGAAGGGGTCGTAGATGCTGCCATTTGGATCGGTTATGCGTGGGCGGATGAGCCGCGAAACCACGGGGTGGTCATGGTCACGGGAGATGACCAAGAGAGGGTCATCAGTACAGCGGAAGACTTGGCAGCAAAGTTTTGGGAGGCCAGGGGAGATTTTGACTTTGTAGCGCCTACAGCGACCCTAAAGGAAGCCTTGGATTCAGCGATTGCCAGTGATGAAAAGCCATTTATGATCAGTGACTCCGGGGATAATCCCACTGCCGGTGGAGCGGGAGACGTCACATGGACACTGCGGAAAATACTCGATAGGCCAGAATTCAAGGAAGAAAGCGGCCCTTCAGTGATCTATGCATCCATTCCAGGCCCGAAGTTGGTAGAGGCGGCCGAAAAAGTGGGTGTCGGAGGCCATGTGGAAGCACCTGTAGGGGCTGAAGTAGATGACCGCTTTGAGGGGCCTATTATGCTCAAAGGATCAGTAGAGTCCATTAAAAAAGGAGACCGCCATGCGGAAACAGAGGTGGTGGTCAAGTGCGGCAGTGTAAACATCATCGTTACAAAAAAGAGAAAGCCATACCATTATAAATCCGATTTTACCGAGCTGGGGTTAAAACCTACAGATACGGATATTGTAGTGGTGAAAATAGGCTACTTGGTCCCAGAGCTATACGATATGCGTGCCGGTTGGCTGCTGGCACTGACACCTGGAGGCGTGGACCAGGACCTTATGAGACTGGAGTATGAACGGATAAAACGACCGATGTACCCTTTTGACCCCGAGATGGACCGTCCTGATCTTTCAGCAAAGCTGGTTCCGCTGTCCCATGAGGAATAG